The Plectropomus leopardus isolate mb chromosome 2, YSFRI_Pleo_2.0, whole genome shotgun sequence genome has a window encoding:
- the per3 gene encoding period circadian protein homolog 3 isoform X2, producing MCDQSMEMPGGDSGPDGEEPAALSSGGRGGGGGVESRVTSEQQDGGAQSNRLRGEESGASGGDVGQEDEEMTSGSHDLSSSANHSPGSVTGSTSASTKSENTNGSRGQAHREVMVTVAEMKKRIPSDKRSRSKASTVEALQYALNCVKQVQANSEYYKLLMRNGQDERRDATVCTLEELERVTSEHTLKNTDSFVVVFSLSSGRVLYASEQAPSILCCKRKFLESAKFVELLYHQDVNVFYSHTAQPHLPPWSNSHTAGVLFDCAQVKSFFCRIRGGKDREGEMRYNPFRVTPYLLTVQGTGSIEEEEEPCCLALAERIISGYEAPRIPMDKRIFTTTHSPGCVFLEVDDRAVPLLGYLPQDLIGTSLLTFIHPDDRLLMLSMHRKVLKYAGQSPFEHSPMRMRCQNGDHITLDTSWSSFINPWSRKVAFIIGRHKVRTSSLNEDVFAAPTKEDVPVTFEEIKDLQAKIYKLFLQPVHNNGSSGYGSLGSNGSHEHYISVASSSDSNGNLWEDSHREPMTLQQICADVNRVKSWGQQAYLGSNHKISLLGKPATARLPPVVTNPEVRDREEGRKQTHIPSYQQINCVDNIIRYLESCTGPALKRRSDSHSLDTSSSSSSTSEDDKPAEATDVAQASSDVVLDSAASVAPTAAAVVGAPLTDMTMSTKAMSVVSVTSQCSYSSTIVHVPQPESEATALEDAPMGSEPADAAPTSVRPAPSPATEEPRFVGLTKEVLSAHTQKEEQEYVDRFRHRILQSPYSSYLQLDNSSMAHSHHPGDYLRPVSAGGLNRSRRGKPRYKRPKPQGSSDSYASPAGPSRRVPDSSWPSSESSQPQMGVPFNQTSPLQAPFFPMMATQPGPEPRPQQVPEPTPMVPQPPDQSQLSYSFNIMQPAQSLLGMQPIQMEPFHTLQNFPNLQPMAPVQGINPYMTPVMAVILPNYPTFTPGYPSSYPPPAPSMLPQAPVTMSGFAPGGVPFPQPQFQTQPAPLPQTCLGSLLCSPRASSSVGEEEEAAGPRALFSSSRSSSPLQLNLLQEELPKPNEGQSSTGHNHTESLHEQHANQGDNPSESGNHDAQSTSSELLDLLLQEDARSGTGSNASGSGSGESGGSLGSGSGSGSNGTSTSHTGSSNSSKYFASNDSSDTSRKARKSQEAPAEHQHSFDTRVDNSLWGMIQHTPEHVMMTYQIHTRDQNEVLAEDREKLRVLQPLQPWFTQEQREELAEVHPWIQQHTIPQEIDTQGCVSCNSGPGVIHSPPHPTAPDSSSPQQDPIGPVVDT from the exons ATGTGTGACCAAAGCATGGAGATGCCTGGAGGTGACAGTGGTCCTGATGGGGAGGAGCCTGCAGCACTGTCCagcggaggaagaggaggaggaggaggagtggagtCGAGGGTGACGTCAGAACAGCAGGACGGAGGGGCACAGTCAAATCGCCTCAGGGGGGAAGAGAGCGGAGCTTCAGGTGGGGATGTGGGGCAGGAAGATGAGGAGATGACTAGCGGATCGCATGACCTTTCCTCTTCGGCCAATCACAGCCCTGGCAGCGTCACAGGATCCACCTCAGCTTCAACTAAGAG TGAGAACACCAATGGTAGCAGAGGGCAGGCCCACAGAGAGGTGATGGTCACAGTGGCTGAGATGAAGAAGAGGATTCCATCAGACAAACGCAGTCGCAGCAAAGCCAGCACTGTGGAGGCCTTACAATACGCACTCAACTGTGTCAAACAAGTGCAAG cCAACAGCGAATACTACAAACTGCTGATGCGAAATGGCCAGGATGAGAGGAGAGATGCTACTGTTTGCACCCTGGAGGAGTTGGAGAGAGTCACATCtgaacacacacttaaaaacacg gaCTCCTTTGTGGTGGTTTTCTCCCTGTCGAGCGGACGCGTGCTGTATGCGTCGGAGCAGGCTCCCAGCATCCTGTGCTGCAAGAGGAAGTTCCTGGAGTCGGCCAAGTTTGTGGAGCTGCTCTACCACCAAGACGTTAATGTCTTCTATTCGCACACGGCTCAGCCGCATCTGCCCCCCTGGAGCAACTCTCATACAG CGGGGGTTCTGTTTGACTGTGCTCAGGTCAAGTCTTTCTTCTGCAGAATCAG GGGTGGGAAGGACCGTGAGGGTGAGATGCGTTACAACCCGTTTCGGGTAACACCCTACCTGCTGACGGTGCAGGGAACAGGAAGCattgaggaagaggaggagccaTGTTGCCTGGCGCTGGCTGAACGCATCATCTCTGGATATGAGG CTCCTCGGATCCCCATGGACAAGCGCATCTTCACCACAACTCATTCACCCGGCTGCGTGTTCCTGGAAGTGGATGacag GGCTGTGCCACTGCTAGGATACCTTCCCCAGGATCTGATCGGCACGTCATTGTTGACTTTCATTCACCCGGACGACCGTCTCCTCATGCTGTCTATGCACCGGAAAG TGTTGAAGTATGCGGGCCAGTCTCCATTTGAGCACTCTCCGATGCGCATGCGTTGTCAGAATGGAGACCACATCACCTTGGACACCAGCTGGTCCAGCTTCATCAACCCTTGGAGCCGCAAGGTGGCCTTCATCATCGGACGGCATAAAGTCAGGAC GAGTTCACTGAATGAGGATGTTTTCGCTGCACCGACGAAGGAGGATGTCCCAGTCACCTTTGAGGAGATTAAAGATCTGCAAGCAAAAATCTATAAGCTTTTCCTGCAG CCGGTCCATAACAATGGTTCCAGTGGTTACGGCAGTTTGGGAAGTAATGGCTCTCATGAGCACTACATCAGTGTAGCTTCTTCAAGTGACAGCAACGGAAACCTGTGGGAGGACTCACACCGGGAACCG ATGACTTTGCAGCAGATCTGTGCTGATGTTAATAGAGTCAAGAGCTGGGGCCAGCAGGCTTATCTGGGCTCCAACCACAAAATTTCTCTTCTTGGCAAACCAGCTACAG CACGTCTGCCGCCTGTAGTCACCAACCCTGAGGTCAGAGATCGAGAAGAAGGCAGGAAGCAAACGCATATTCCCTCCTATCAGCAGATCAACTGTGTGGACAACATCATCAG ATATTTGGAGAGCTGTACAGGCCCCGCCCTCAAGCGGAGGAGTGACTCTCATTCCCTGGacacctcctcatcctcatcctctaCCTCAGAGGATGACAAGCCAGCTGAAGCCACCGACGTAGCTCAGGCCAGCTCCGATG TGGTGTTGGACAGTGCAGCATCAGTGGCCCCTACGGCCGCAGCAGTTGTTGGAGCGCCTCTGACAGACATGACAATGTCCACTAAGGCCATGAGCGTGGTCTCCGTCACCAGCCAGTGTTCGTACAGCAGCACTATCGTCCATGTGCCACAGCCTGAATCAG AGGCCACGGCACTGGAGGACGCCCCGATGGGCAGTGAGCCCGCTGATGCTGCTCCGACCTCTGTCCGTCCAGCCCCAAGTCCTGCCACAGAGGAACCACGGTTTGTAGGCCTCACTAAAGAGGTGCTGTCAGCCCACACCCAGAAGGAGGAGCAAGAGTATGTGGATCGATTCCGCCATCGGATCCTCCAGAGTCCCTACAGCTCATATCTGCAGCTGGACAACAGCTCAATGGCTCACTCCCACCACCCAG GAGATTACCTACGTCCGGTGAGCGCTGGTGGACTGAACCGCTCTAGGAGAGGAAAGCCCAGATACAAGCGCCCCAAACCGCAGGGTTCTTCAGACAGCTACGCCTCCCCCGCTGGCCCTTCTCGCCGTGTCCCAGACTCCTCATGGCCCTCCTCAGAGTCCTCACAGCCCCAAATGGGGGTGCCCTTCAACCAAACGTCCCCACTCCAGGCGCCATTCTTCCCCATGATGGCGACGCAGCCTGGTCCTGAGCCCAGACCACAACAGGTGCCTGAACCAACCCCCATGGTGCCACAGCCTCCTGACCAAAGCCAGCTCAGCTACAGTTTCAACATCATGCAGCCTGCTCAGAGCCTGCTGGGCATGCAGCCAATCCAAATGGAGCCCTTTCATACTCTGCAGAACTTTCCCAACCTGCAACCCATGGCTCCAGTCCAGGGCATCAACCCGTACATGACTCCAGTCATGGCTGTCATCCTGCCCAACTACCCAACATTCACTCCAGGTTACCCGTCCAGTTACCCACCGCCTGCGCCTTCCATGCTTCCCCAGGCTCCCGTCACCATGTCAGGCTTTGCTCCTGGTGGTGTCCCCTTCCCTCAGCCCCAGTTCCAAACCCAGCCTGCCCCTCTCCCTCAGACATGCTTGggctctctgctctgctcaccCAGAGCCAGCTCCTCTGTcggggaagaggaggaagcagcCGGGCCTCGAGCTTTATTCTCCAGCTCTCGATCGAGTTCTCCGCTGCAGCTGAACTTGCTGCAGGAGGAGCTACCAAAGCCGAACGAAGGGCAGAGCAGCACCGGGCACAACCACACCGAGAGCCTCCATGAACAACATGCCAACCAG GGTGATAACCCCAGTGAGTCTGGGAACCATGACGCTCAGTCTACATCCAGTGAGCTGCTTGACCTGTTGCTGCAGGAGGATGCCAGGTCAGGGACTGGCTCCAACGCCTCAGGGTCTGGGTCAGGGGAGTCTGGAGGCTCCCTGGGATCTGGCTCTGGATCTGGCTCCAATGGAACCTCCACCTCACACACTG gcagcagcaacagcagcaaataCTTTGCCAGCAATGATTCATCGGACACATCACGCAAAGCCCGTAAGAGCCAGGAGGCACCGGCAGAGCACCAACACAGCTTTGACACTCGGGTGGACAACTCTCTGTGGGGCATGATCCAGCACACGCCGGAGCATGTCATGATGACGTACCAGATCCACACCAG gGACCAGAATGAGGTGTTGGCAGAGGACAGGGAGAAACTGCGGGTGCTTCAGCCCCTCCAGCCCTGGTTCACccaggagcagagagaggagctggCTGAGGTCCATCCCTGGATCCAACAGCACACCATCCCACAGGAGATAGACACACAG GGTTGTGTGAGTTGTAACTCGGGCCCAGGGGTCATCCACTCCCCTCCTCACCCCACTGCCCCCGATAGCTCGTCCCCTCAGCAGGACCCTATCGGACCTGTGGTGGACACTTGA
- the per3 gene encoding period circadian protein homolog 3 isoform X1, which produces MCDQSMEMPGGDSGPDGEEPAALSSGGRGGGGGVESRVTSEQQDGGAQSNRLRGEESGASGGDVGQEDEEMTSGSHDLSSSANHSPGSVTGSTSASTKSSENTNGSRGQAHREVMVTVAEMKKRIPSDKRSRSKASTVEALQYALNCVKQVQANSEYYKLLMRNGQDERRDATVCTLEELERVTSEHTLKNTDSFVVVFSLSSGRVLYASEQAPSILCCKRKFLESAKFVELLYHQDVNVFYSHTAQPHLPPWSNSHTAGVLFDCAQVKSFFCRIRGGKDREGEMRYNPFRVTPYLLTVQGTGSIEEEEEPCCLALAERIISGYEAPRIPMDKRIFTTTHSPGCVFLEVDDRAVPLLGYLPQDLIGTSLLTFIHPDDRLLMLSMHRKVLKYAGQSPFEHSPMRMRCQNGDHITLDTSWSSFINPWSRKVAFIIGRHKVRTSSLNEDVFAAPTKEDVPVTFEEIKDLQAKIYKLFLQPVHNNGSSGYGSLGSNGSHEHYISVASSSDSNGNLWEDSHREPMTLQQICADVNRVKSWGQQAYLGSNHKISLLGKPATARLPPVVTNPEVRDREEGRKQTHIPSYQQINCVDNIIRYLESCTGPALKRRSDSHSLDTSSSSSSTSEDDKPAEATDVAQASSDVVLDSAASVAPTAAAVVGAPLTDMTMSTKAMSVVSVTSQCSYSSTIVHVPQPESEATALEDAPMGSEPADAAPTSVRPAPSPATEEPRFVGLTKEVLSAHTQKEEQEYVDRFRHRILQSPYSSYLQLDNSSMAHSHHPGDYLRPVSAGGLNRSRRGKPRYKRPKPQGSSDSYASPAGPSRRVPDSSWPSSESSQPQMGVPFNQTSPLQAPFFPMMATQPGPEPRPQQVPEPTPMVPQPPDQSQLSYSFNIMQPAQSLLGMQPIQMEPFHTLQNFPNLQPMAPVQGINPYMTPVMAVILPNYPTFTPGYPSSYPPPAPSMLPQAPVTMSGFAPGGVPFPQPQFQTQPAPLPQTCLGSLLCSPRASSSVGEEEEAAGPRALFSSSRSSSPLQLNLLQEELPKPNEGQSSTGHNHTESLHEQHANQGDNPSESGNHDAQSTSSELLDLLLQEDARSGTGSNASGSGSGESGGSLGSGSGSGSNGTSTSHTGSSNSSKYFASNDSSDTSRKARKSQEAPAEHQHSFDTRVDNSLWGMIQHTPEHVMMTYQIHTRDQNEVLAEDREKLRVLQPLQPWFTQEQREELAEVHPWIQQHTIPQEIDTQGCVSCNSGPGVIHSPPHPTAPDSSSPQQDPIGPVVDT; this is translated from the exons ATGTGTGACCAAAGCATGGAGATGCCTGGAGGTGACAGTGGTCCTGATGGGGAGGAGCCTGCAGCACTGTCCagcggaggaagaggaggaggaggaggagtggagtCGAGGGTGACGTCAGAACAGCAGGACGGAGGGGCACAGTCAAATCGCCTCAGGGGGGAAGAGAGCGGAGCTTCAGGTGGGGATGTGGGGCAGGAAGATGAGGAGATGACTAGCGGATCGCATGACCTTTCCTCTTCGGCCAATCACAGCCCTGGCAGCGTCACAGGATCCACCTCAGCTTCAACTAAGAG CAGTGAGAACACCAATGGTAGCAGAGGGCAGGCCCACAGAGAGGTGATGGTCACAGTGGCTGAGATGAAGAAGAGGATTCCATCAGACAAACGCAGTCGCAGCAAAGCCAGCACTGTGGAGGCCTTACAATACGCACTCAACTGTGTCAAACAAGTGCAAG cCAACAGCGAATACTACAAACTGCTGATGCGAAATGGCCAGGATGAGAGGAGAGATGCTACTGTTTGCACCCTGGAGGAGTTGGAGAGAGTCACATCtgaacacacacttaaaaacacg gaCTCCTTTGTGGTGGTTTTCTCCCTGTCGAGCGGACGCGTGCTGTATGCGTCGGAGCAGGCTCCCAGCATCCTGTGCTGCAAGAGGAAGTTCCTGGAGTCGGCCAAGTTTGTGGAGCTGCTCTACCACCAAGACGTTAATGTCTTCTATTCGCACACGGCTCAGCCGCATCTGCCCCCCTGGAGCAACTCTCATACAG CGGGGGTTCTGTTTGACTGTGCTCAGGTCAAGTCTTTCTTCTGCAGAATCAG GGGTGGGAAGGACCGTGAGGGTGAGATGCGTTACAACCCGTTTCGGGTAACACCCTACCTGCTGACGGTGCAGGGAACAGGAAGCattgaggaagaggaggagccaTGTTGCCTGGCGCTGGCTGAACGCATCATCTCTGGATATGAGG CTCCTCGGATCCCCATGGACAAGCGCATCTTCACCACAACTCATTCACCCGGCTGCGTGTTCCTGGAAGTGGATGacag GGCTGTGCCACTGCTAGGATACCTTCCCCAGGATCTGATCGGCACGTCATTGTTGACTTTCATTCACCCGGACGACCGTCTCCTCATGCTGTCTATGCACCGGAAAG TGTTGAAGTATGCGGGCCAGTCTCCATTTGAGCACTCTCCGATGCGCATGCGTTGTCAGAATGGAGACCACATCACCTTGGACACCAGCTGGTCCAGCTTCATCAACCCTTGGAGCCGCAAGGTGGCCTTCATCATCGGACGGCATAAAGTCAGGAC GAGTTCACTGAATGAGGATGTTTTCGCTGCACCGACGAAGGAGGATGTCCCAGTCACCTTTGAGGAGATTAAAGATCTGCAAGCAAAAATCTATAAGCTTTTCCTGCAG CCGGTCCATAACAATGGTTCCAGTGGTTACGGCAGTTTGGGAAGTAATGGCTCTCATGAGCACTACATCAGTGTAGCTTCTTCAAGTGACAGCAACGGAAACCTGTGGGAGGACTCACACCGGGAACCG ATGACTTTGCAGCAGATCTGTGCTGATGTTAATAGAGTCAAGAGCTGGGGCCAGCAGGCTTATCTGGGCTCCAACCACAAAATTTCTCTTCTTGGCAAACCAGCTACAG CACGTCTGCCGCCTGTAGTCACCAACCCTGAGGTCAGAGATCGAGAAGAAGGCAGGAAGCAAACGCATATTCCCTCCTATCAGCAGATCAACTGTGTGGACAACATCATCAG ATATTTGGAGAGCTGTACAGGCCCCGCCCTCAAGCGGAGGAGTGACTCTCATTCCCTGGacacctcctcatcctcatcctctaCCTCAGAGGATGACAAGCCAGCTGAAGCCACCGACGTAGCTCAGGCCAGCTCCGATG TGGTGTTGGACAGTGCAGCATCAGTGGCCCCTACGGCCGCAGCAGTTGTTGGAGCGCCTCTGACAGACATGACAATGTCCACTAAGGCCATGAGCGTGGTCTCCGTCACCAGCCAGTGTTCGTACAGCAGCACTATCGTCCATGTGCCACAGCCTGAATCAG AGGCCACGGCACTGGAGGACGCCCCGATGGGCAGTGAGCCCGCTGATGCTGCTCCGACCTCTGTCCGTCCAGCCCCAAGTCCTGCCACAGAGGAACCACGGTTTGTAGGCCTCACTAAAGAGGTGCTGTCAGCCCACACCCAGAAGGAGGAGCAAGAGTATGTGGATCGATTCCGCCATCGGATCCTCCAGAGTCCCTACAGCTCATATCTGCAGCTGGACAACAGCTCAATGGCTCACTCCCACCACCCAG GAGATTACCTACGTCCGGTGAGCGCTGGTGGACTGAACCGCTCTAGGAGAGGAAAGCCCAGATACAAGCGCCCCAAACCGCAGGGTTCTTCAGACAGCTACGCCTCCCCCGCTGGCCCTTCTCGCCGTGTCCCAGACTCCTCATGGCCCTCCTCAGAGTCCTCACAGCCCCAAATGGGGGTGCCCTTCAACCAAACGTCCCCACTCCAGGCGCCATTCTTCCCCATGATGGCGACGCAGCCTGGTCCTGAGCCCAGACCACAACAGGTGCCTGAACCAACCCCCATGGTGCCACAGCCTCCTGACCAAAGCCAGCTCAGCTACAGTTTCAACATCATGCAGCCTGCTCAGAGCCTGCTGGGCATGCAGCCAATCCAAATGGAGCCCTTTCATACTCTGCAGAACTTTCCCAACCTGCAACCCATGGCTCCAGTCCAGGGCATCAACCCGTACATGACTCCAGTCATGGCTGTCATCCTGCCCAACTACCCAACATTCACTCCAGGTTACCCGTCCAGTTACCCACCGCCTGCGCCTTCCATGCTTCCCCAGGCTCCCGTCACCATGTCAGGCTTTGCTCCTGGTGGTGTCCCCTTCCCTCAGCCCCAGTTCCAAACCCAGCCTGCCCCTCTCCCTCAGACATGCTTGggctctctgctctgctcaccCAGAGCCAGCTCCTCTGTcggggaagaggaggaagcagcCGGGCCTCGAGCTTTATTCTCCAGCTCTCGATCGAGTTCTCCGCTGCAGCTGAACTTGCTGCAGGAGGAGCTACCAAAGCCGAACGAAGGGCAGAGCAGCACCGGGCACAACCACACCGAGAGCCTCCATGAACAACATGCCAACCAG GGTGATAACCCCAGTGAGTCTGGGAACCATGACGCTCAGTCTACATCCAGTGAGCTGCTTGACCTGTTGCTGCAGGAGGATGCCAGGTCAGGGACTGGCTCCAACGCCTCAGGGTCTGGGTCAGGGGAGTCTGGAGGCTCCCTGGGATCTGGCTCTGGATCTGGCTCCAATGGAACCTCCACCTCACACACTG gcagcagcaacagcagcaaataCTTTGCCAGCAATGATTCATCGGACACATCACGCAAAGCCCGTAAGAGCCAGGAGGCACCGGCAGAGCACCAACACAGCTTTGACACTCGGGTGGACAACTCTCTGTGGGGCATGATCCAGCACACGCCGGAGCATGTCATGATGACGTACCAGATCCACACCAG gGACCAGAATGAGGTGTTGGCAGAGGACAGGGAGAAACTGCGGGTGCTTCAGCCCCTCCAGCCCTGGTTCACccaggagcagagagaggagctggCTGAGGTCCATCCCTGGATCCAACAGCACACCATCCCACAGGAGATAGACACACAG GGTTGTGTGAGTTGTAACTCGGGCCCAGGGGTCATCCACTCCCCTCCTCACCCCACTGCCCCCGATAGCTCGTCCCCTCAGCAGGACCCTATCGGACCTGTGGTGGACACTTGA
- the vamp3 gene encoding vesicle-associated membrane protein 3: protein MSAAGPEGSGAASGNRRLQQTQAQVDEVVDIMRVNVDKVLERDQKLSELDDRADALQAGASQFETSAAKLKRKYWWKNCKMWAILIAVIVIIILIIIIWSYS from the exons GTCAGCAGCCGGTCCAGAAGGTTCTGGCGCAGCGTCAGGCAACAGGCGCCTGCAGCAGACCCAAGCCCAGGTGGATGAG gTGGTGGATATTATGCGTGTGAATGTGGACAAAGTGCTGGAACGTGACCAGAAGCTGTCTGAACTGGATGACAGAGCAGACGCACTGCAGGCTGGAGCCTCCCAGTTTGAGACCAGTGCTGCTAAACTGAAAAGAAAGTACTGGTGGAAGAACTGCAAG ATGTGGGCCATCCTGATAGCCGTCATAGtgatcatcatcctcatcattaTTA TTTGGAGTTATTCCTAA